Proteins encoded together in one Fimbriiglobus ruber window:
- a CDS encoding ATP-binding protein, producing MAKKSDASPQSPANEILREAAEVRYADQLEALKQNDTEEPPTNWHLSPRSVLAYVTGGKTLKAKIGGKAVEVPITRKFFGDDGIVERAIVTLASERALLLVGEPGTGKSWLSEHLAAAVSGNSTLTIQGTAGTTEEHIKYSWNIARVIAEGPRPDNLIPSPTMVAMRKGGLLRFEELTRCVPDVQDALVSVLSDKAIAVPELPDNNMVWARPGFNVIATANTRDQGVNELSAALKRRFNYVYIPIVGDQKTEVKIVQQRSAELLERYNLPAKLSPPVIELLATVFREIRAGKTADGVSLKKPTTTLSTAEAIGVALDAALHARFFGDGEVGPADIARNMVGVVVKEDQEDKDSLKEYAALVAKKRGVKEKAWKDFHDALVEQL from the coding sequence ATGGCCAAGAAATCCGACGCCAGCCCACAGTCACCCGCTAACGAAATTCTCCGGGAGGCGGCCGAGGTTCGGTACGCGGACCAGTTGGAAGCTTTGAAGCAGAACGACACCGAGGAGCCGCCGACCAACTGGCACCTGTCGCCCCGGTCCGTTCTCGCGTACGTGACCGGCGGGAAAACGCTCAAGGCCAAGATCGGCGGGAAGGCCGTCGAGGTGCCGATCACCCGCAAGTTCTTCGGCGACGACGGCATCGTCGAGCGGGCCATCGTCACGCTCGCGTCCGAGCGGGCGTTGTTACTCGTCGGCGAACCGGGCACGGGGAAAAGCTGGCTCTCGGAACACCTGGCGGCGGCCGTGAGTGGGAACTCGACGCTCACCATCCAGGGCACGGCCGGGACGACCGAAGAACACATCAAGTATTCGTGGAACATCGCTCGGGTGATCGCCGAGGGACCGCGGCCGGACAACCTCATCCCCTCGCCGACGATGGTCGCCATGCGCAAGGGTGGCCTCCTCCGGTTCGAGGAGTTGACCCGCTGCGTGCCCGACGTGCAAGACGCCCTCGTATCAGTCCTCTCGGACAAGGCGATCGCTGTGCCCGAGCTACCGGACAACAACATGGTCTGGGCGCGGCCCGGGTTCAACGTGATCGCCACCGCGAACACCCGCGACCAGGGCGTCAACGAACTCTCGGCCGCCCTGAAGCGCCGGTTCAATTACGTCTACATCCCGATCGTCGGCGACCAGAAGACGGAAGTGAAGATCGTGCAGCAGCGGTCGGCCGAACTCCTCGAACGCTACAACCTGCCGGCGAAGCTGAGCCCGCCGGTGATCGAGCTGCTGGCGACCGTCTTCCGCGAAATCCGGGCCGGCAAGACGGCCGACGGCGTCAGCCTCAAGAAGCCGACGACGACGCTCTCGACGGCCGAGGCGATCGGCGTCGCGCTCGACGCCGCGCTGCACGCGCGGTTCTTCGGCGACGGCGAGGTCGGCCCCGCGGACATCGCCCGCAACATGGTCGGCGTGGTCGTGAAAGAGGACCAGGAAGACAAGGACTCGCTCAAGGAATATGCGGCACTTGTCGCGAAGAAGCGGGGGGTGAAGGAGAAGGCGTGGAAGGACTTCCATGATGCGCTGGTGGAGCAGCTGTGA
- the dxs gene encoding 1-deoxy-D-xylulose-5-phosphate synthase, which produces MAELLSQIQSPADLHKLSDAQLAAVAQEIRDELVKVLSIRSAHFASNLGVVELCLALHLTYDFAKDRLIWDTGHQIYPHKLITGRHKTFRSIRTKGGLMGFPNPAESPYDLFMTGHAGSSVSTISGLKAGDDLLGRTDRHAVAVIGDGAFPSGIVFEAFNNIAGLKQNALVVLNDNEMSICPRTGGMAHYLDHCRATGLYQGSKRTLNQILNQIPLVGEAARTSLESLRDGLKAVFKNGMLFEEMGFRYFGPVDGHDLAGLRKILKLLKTQTGPVLLHVLTTKGHGVPQAAEDPVTFHSPPVFEEVGPERRIVAMKKGGAKAYTDVVSAAIHAAMAADPKVAVLTAAMCQGNKLEKVRADYPTRFFDTGICESHAVAFAAGMAKAGAKPIVDIYSTFLQRSFDQIFQEVALQNLPVVFTLDRAGLAGPDGPTHHGVFDVPYMRLFPNMTMMAPGDELDVEPMLRFALAHNGPISIRYPKANLDRLDRTGDPAPIELGKAEVIDWGEDGCFVALGTMTATCVAAAKRLHADGIHMGVINARFVKPLDRETILRAVELLPLVVTVEEGTLEGGFGSAVLEAANAAGLDARNVLRKGIPDKFIEHGDRAELLADIGLDVDGLVAAVRKYREECADRDSLSGYAVG; this is translated from the coding sequence ATGGCCGAGTTACTTTCCCAGATTCAGTCGCCCGCGGACCTCCACAAGCTCTCGGACGCCCAGCTCGCGGCCGTCGCCCAGGAGATCCGGGACGAGTTGGTGAAAGTCCTGAGCATCCGCTCGGCCCACTTCGCCAGCAACCTCGGGGTGGTCGAACTCTGCCTGGCCCTCCACCTGACTTATGACTTCGCCAAGGACCGGCTCATCTGGGACACCGGCCACCAGATCTACCCGCACAAGCTCATCACCGGGCGTCACAAAACGTTCCGCTCGATCCGCACCAAGGGCGGGTTGATGGGCTTCCCGAACCCGGCCGAGAGCCCGTACGACCTGTTCATGACCGGCCACGCCGGGAGCAGCGTCTCCACCATCTCCGGGCTGAAGGCCGGCGATGACCTGCTCGGCCGGACCGACCGCCACGCGGTCGCGGTCATCGGCGACGGCGCGTTCCCGTCCGGCATCGTTTTCGAGGCGTTCAACAACATCGCCGGCCTGAAGCAGAACGCGCTGGTCGTCCTGAACGACAACGAGATGTCGATTTGCCCGCGGACCGGCGGCATGGCCCACTACCTCGACCACTGCCGGGCCACCGGACTTTACCAGGGTTCCAAGCGGACACTGAACCAGATCTTGAACCAGATTCCCCTTGTCGGCGAGGCGGCCCGGACGTCGTTGGAGTCGCTCCGGGACGGACTCAAAGCCGTGTTCAAGAACGGCATGCTGTTCGAGGAAATGGGCTTCCGGTACTTCGGCCCGGTCGACGGGCACGACCTAGCCGGGTTGCGGAAGATCCTCAAGCTGCTGAAGACCCAAACCGGCCCGGTTCTCCTGCACGTCCTCACGACCAAGGGTCACGGCGTCCCGCAGGCGGCCGAAGACCCGGTCACGTTTCACAGCCCGCCGGTGTTCGAGGAGGTCGGGCCGGAGCGGCGGATCGTGGCGATGAAGAAGGGCGGGGCGAAGGCGTACACGGACGTGGTCTCGGCCGCCATCCACGCGGCCATGGCCGCCGACCCGAAGGTGGCGGTGTTGACCGCCGCCATGTGCCAGGGGAACAAGCTGGAGAAGGTCCGCGCCGACTACCCGACCCGCTTCTTCGACACTGGCATCTGCGAGTCGCACGCGGTCGCGTTCGCGGCCGGGATGGCGAAGGCCGGGGCCAAGCCGATCGTCGACATTTACTCGACGTTCCTCCAGCGGAGCTTCGACCAGATCTTCCAGGAAGTCGCCCTGCAGAACCTCCCGGTGGTGTTCACGCTCGACCGGGCCGGGTTGGCCGGGCCGGACGGGCCGACGCACCACGGCGTCTTCGACGTCCCGTACATGCGGCTGTTCCCGAACATGACGATGATGGCCCCGGGGGACGAACTCGACGTGGAGCCGATGCTCCGGTTCGCCCTGGCGCACAACGGCCCGATCTCGATCCGCTACCCCAAGGCTAACCTCGACCGCCTCGACCGGACGGGCGACCCGGCGCCGATCGAACTCGGCAAGGCGGAAGTGATCGACTGGGGCGAGGACGGGTGCTTCGTCGCTCTCGGGACCATGACCGCGACGTGCGTGGCGGCCGCGAAGCGCCTCCACGCGGACGGCATCCACATGGGCGTCATCAACGCCCGGTTCGTGAAGCCGCTCGACCGGGAGACGATCCTGCGGGCGGTCGAATTGCTGCCCCTGGTCGTGACCGTCGAGGAAGGAACACTGGAAGGCGGGTTCGGCAGCGCGGTGCTGGAAGCCGCGAACGCGGCCGGCCTGGACGCGCGGAACGTACTCCGCAAGGGCATCCCGGACAAGTTCATCGAACACGGCGACCGCGCCGAACTCCTCGCCGACATCGGCCTGGATGTGGACGGCCTGGTGGCCGCCGTCCGCAAGTACCGCGAGGAGTGCGCCGACCGCGACAGCCTGAGCGGGTACGCCGTTGGGTAA
- a CDS encoding VWA domain-containing protein yields MSDPHTLARWRLVLGQVAEQHGISCAGQADAERVEQLVGFLFEPGEGQGGAKGSGRGGKRSSDRTGGRGSSQLTVPDWVDAVNELFPHQSKEVMQKELVRRRGIAELMEKPELLEKIEPNLDLVKTLLTHRELMNPKTRILARKIIDQVVNELKRKMQVQVEQAITGAIRKDRHSPRKVFRNLDLKTTLRRNLQNFDSDSGKLLVDRLFFYAAERKKKPWHVIVVVDQSGSMLESAIFSAVMASIFAELPAVKTSLVLFDTQVVDLSDQVGQPVDVLLSIQLGGGTDITQALMYANELVRQPQRTIVVLITDFFEGRPESDLVAQTRLMADGGVRMIGLGALGYDARPSYNKATAGKLRKVGMDILICTPEKLAECMAEIIRG; encoded by the coding sequence ATGTCCGACCCCCACACGCTTGCCCGCTGGCGGCTCGTCCTCGGCCAGGTCGCCGAGCAGCACGGCATCTCTTGCGCCGGCCAGGCGGACGCCGAACGCGTCGAGCAACTTGTCGGCTTCCTCTTCGAACCCGGCGAGGGGCAGGGCGGCGCGAAAGGCAGCGGTCGCGGCGGCAAACGGTCCTCGGACCGCACTGGCGGCCGTGGCTCGTCGCAACTCACCGTCCCCGACTGGGTGGACGCGGTGAACGAACTCTTCCCGCACCAGTCCAAGGAAGTGATGCAGAAGGAACTGGTCCGCCGCCGCGGGATCGCCGAACTCATGGAGAAGCCGGAACTCCTTGAAAAGATCGAGCCGAACCTCGACCTCGTTAAAACACTGCTGACACACCGCGAGTTGATGAACCCAAAGACGCGCATCCTGGCCCGCAAGATCATCGATCAGGTCGTCAACGAATTGAAACGCAAGATGCAGGTCCAGGTCGAACAGGCGATCACCGGGGCGATCCGCAAGGACCGGCACTCGCCCCGGAAAGTGTTCCGCAACCTCGACCTGAAGACCACGCTCCGCCGCAACCTGCAAAACTTCGATTCCGACTCCGGCAAGCTCCTCGTCGACCGACTCTTCTTTTACGCGGCCGAGCGGAAGAAGAAGCCGTGGCACGTGATCGTCGTGGTGGACCAGTCCGGGTCGATGTTGGAGAGCGCGATCTTCTCGGCCGTGATGGCCTCGATTTTCGCGGAACTTCCGGCGGTGAAAACGTCGCTCGTTCTCTTCGACACGCAGGTCGTCGATTTGTCCGATCAGGTGGGCCAGCCGGTTGATGTGCTGCTGTCGATTCAACTCGGCGGCGGGACGGACATCACCCAGGCACTGATGTACGCGAACGAATTGGTCCGCCAGCCGCAGCGGACGATCGTGGTGCTTATCACGGATTTCTTCGAGGGCCGCCCGGAAAGTGATCTGGTGGCCCAGACGCGGCTGATGGCCGACGGCGGCGTCCGCATGATCGGCCTCGGCGCGCTCGGGTACGACGCCCGCCCGTCGTATAACAAGGCGACCGCGGGCAAGCTCCGCAAAGTGGGCATGGACATCCTGATCTGCACGCCGGAAAAGCTCGCCGAGTGCATGGCCGAGATCATTCGCGGCTAA
- a CDS encoding SprT-like domain-containing protein has protein sequence MMNLEALEAAARELFAKYTLAGWTFGLSDSKRQLGVCKHRQKRIEIGEFYARSNPDAAVMDTLLHEIAHAIAGPGAGHGPIWKAVAIRIGATPRACDDSPDTVVPPGDWQTTCQTCQKTFHKYRRPRALSGYRCTCPARSPLVFAYTGDPAREPAVPMTAEKATKWRATCTGCGVIHRRLRRPKAGVWRCRCPQRSPLTWEFVRVTA, from the coding sequence ATGATGAACTTGGAGGCGCTGGAAGCGGCTGCCAGGGAGCTGTTCGCCAAATACACGCTCGCCGGCTGGACGTTCGGCTTGTCGGATTCCAAGCGACAATTGGGCGTATGCAAACACCGGCAGAAGCGGATCGAGATCGGGGAATTCTATGCCCGGAGTAATCCGGACGCGGCCGTGATGGATACGCTCCTGCACGAGATCGCCCACGCGATCGCCGGGCCGGGAGCGGGGCACGGCCCGATCTGGAAGGCGGTCGCCATCCGTATCGGGGCGACGCCTCGGGCCTGCGACGACTCACCCGACACCGTCGTGCCGCCCGGCGACTGGCAGACCACCTGCCAGACCTGCCAAAAAACCTTCCACAAATACCGGCGGCCGCGGGCGCTCAGCGGCTACCGCTGCACCTGCCCCGCGCGGTCGCCCCTGGTGTTCGCGTACACGGGCGATCCCGCGCGGGAGCCGGCCGTACCGATGACCGCCGAGAAGGCGACGAAGTGGCGGGCGACGTGTACCGGGTGCGGCGTCATTCACCGCCGCCTGCGTCGGCCGAAGGCGGGAGTCTGGCGGTGCCGGTGCCCGCAGCGCAGCCCACTCACCTGGGAGTTCGTGCGGGTTACGGCGTGA
- a CDS encoding transposase, translating into MWSLTAVKWPRAVFADRKDHNHAFEGWLSGHRPGATIFQPLRVRWVVERTFAWIGRCRRNREDYERTDSSSEAMAQVSSIRLVLRRLNNCAYRRPTNDAPEYLNYECRRM; encoded by the coding sequence TTGTGGTCGCTGACGGCTGTCAAGTGGCCGCGGGCGGTGTTCGCCGACCGGAAGGATCACAACCATGCGTTCGAGGGATGGTTGTCCGGTCACCGCCCGGGGGCGACCATCTTCCAGCCGTTGCGGGTCCGATGGGTAGTCGAGCGAACATTCGCGTGGATCGGGCGGTGTCGGCGGAACCGCGAGGACTACGAGCGGACCGACTCGTCGAGCGAGGCCATGGCCCAGGTCAGCAGCATCCGACTCGTGCTTCGTCGCCTGAATAACTGTGCCTACCGGCGGCCGACGAATGACGCCCCAGAATACCTAAACTACGAGTGCAGACGGATGTAG
- a CDS encoding DUF5682 family protein has product MFRAARVRGRAGGGAEGCRGRPRLRRRHSPAGRDRAVRPRPVRGGDPAGESPAPFLRGAFLGLLCEIRELPAESLAAEVAGLARAAPDLMVTAGDLLDGMLAVSRTSILLGADALIAAVDDLLKAAEWEQFLVMLPRLRAAFERLSNAHRDSLAGTVAKRYGLGSAKDVRTLTGSLGATALVARLDAAVAAALKDWPA; this is encoded by the coding sequence GTGTTTCGCGCTGCCCGGGTCCGCGGCCGTGCCGGAGGAGGAGCAGAAGGGTGTCGTGGACGGCCTCGTCTCCGTCGCCGACATTCTCCAGCGGGCCGAGACCGGGCGGTACGACCGCGTCCTGTTCGCGGAGGCGACCCGGCGGGCGAGTCGCCAGCGCCGTTCCTGCGTGGCGCGTTCCTGGGGCTCTTGTGCGAGATCCGAGAACTGCCGGCCGAGTCGCTGGCAGCCGAGGTGGCCGGGCTGGCTCGGGCCGCCCCGGACCTCATGGTCACGGCCGGCGACCTGCTCGACGGCATGCTCGCCGTCTCGCGTACGTCCATCTTGCTCGGCGCCGACGCCCTGATCGCCGCGGTGGACGACCTACTCAAAGCCGCCGAATGGGAGCAATTCCTGGTCATGCTCCCTCGACTACGAGCCGCCTTCGAGCGACTTTCAAACGCCCACCGCGACTCGCTCGCGGGCACGGTGGCCAAACGCTATGGGCTCGGATCGGCGAAGGACGTCCGCACGCTCACGGGCAGCCTCGGGGCGACGGCGCTCGTCGCCCGTTTGGACGCGGCCGTCGCCGCCGCGCTCAAAGACTGGCCGGCATAA
- a CDS encoding glycine--tRNA ligase, producing MAKFAKFCKDNGFIFQSSEIYGGLNGFWDYGPLGVELKRNIKDAWWLDMVRNPPPGPDGQEIRMVGLDCSIIMNPKVWKASGHVEGFSDPMVDCLKCKKRFRADKVHFAAAKIDDATRALSVEADNQTDAEPVLREKIAKLQKKKHPLGALATATDLQFFSASNLPHGYPRPCPSEDCDGTLTEPRAFNLMFESHAGPIASEENKVYLRPETAQGIFANYRNVLNSTRLKLPFGIAQIGKAFRNEINPRNFTFRSREFEQMEIEFFCHPGESMKWYEYWRDLRKRWYSTLGIKSDNLKPREQGTDELAHYSIGTTDIEYLFPFSDEPQELEGVAHRGAFDLNAHAKHSGKVDDLAYFDEELWNNDSQKLATRSFKEWLKGNPTADEIGRYKFVPHVIEPSAGADRFTLAVLCEAYHEDKVPDKDGKLEERIVMRFHPRLAPVKCAIFPLVNKDGMPEKALKLYRELKPLFNVFYDDKGAVGRRYRRQDEIGTPFCVTIDGETMQNDSVTIRERDTIGPDGKPAQRRINLSEVKDVIFKALSPA from the coding sequence ATGGCGAAGTTCGCCAAGTTCTGCAAAGACAACGGGTTCATCTTCCAGTCCAGCGAAATTTACGGCGGCCTCAACGGCTTCTGGGACTACGGCCCGCTCGGGGTCGAACTCAAGCGGAACATCAAGGACGCGTGGTGGCTGGACATGGTCCGCAACCCGCCGCCGGGGCCGGACGGGCAGGAGATCCGGATGGTCGGGCTCGACTGCTCGATCATCATGAACCCGAAGGTCTGGAAGGCCAGCGGTCACGTTGAAGGGTTCTCGGACCCGATGGTCGACTGCCTCAAGTGCAAGAAGCGGTTCCGGGCGGACAAGGTCCATTTCGCGGCGGCCAAGATCGACGACGCTACGCGGGCCCTCTCGGTCGAGGCAGACAACCAGACGGACGCGGAACCCGTCTTGCGGGAAAAAATCGCCAAGCTCCAAAAGAAAAAGCACCCGCTCGGGGCGCTGGCGACCGCCACGGATCTGCAATTCTTCTCCGCGTCGAACCTGCCGCACGGATATCCCCGCCCTTGCCCGTCGGAGGACTGCGACGGCACCCTGACCGAGCCGCGCGCGTTTAACCTGATGTTCGAGAGCCACGCGGGACCGATCGCGTCGGAGGAAAACAAGGTCTACCTCCGACCGGAGACCGCCCAGGGCATCTTCGCCAACTACCGGAACGTACTGAACAGTACGCGGCTCAAGCTGCCGTTCGGGATCGCCCAGATCGGCAAAGCGTTCCGCAACGAGATCAACCCGCGGAACTTCACGTTCCGGAGTCGGGAATTCGAGCAAATGGAAATCGAGTTCTTCTGCCATCCGGGCGAGTCGATGAAGTGGTATGAGTACTGGCGCGACCTGCGGAAGCGGTGGTACAGCACCCTCGGCATCAAGTCGGACAACCTCAAGCCGCGCGAGCAGGGCACGGACGAACTCGCCCACTACTCGATCGGCACGACCGACATCGAGTACCTGTTCCCGTTCTCGGATGAACCGCAGGAACTGGAAGGCGTCGCCCACCGCGGAGCGTTCGACCTCAACGCGCACGCCAAGCACAGCGGCAAGGTCGACGACCTGGCGTACTTCGACGAGGAGTTGTGGAACAACGACTCACAGAAACTTGCCACCCGGTCGTTCAAGGAGTGGTTGAAAGGCAACCCGACCGCCGACGAGATCGGCCGATACAAGTTCGTCCCGCACGTGATCGAGCCGTCGGCCGGGGCGGACCGGTTCACGCTCGCGGTGCTGTGCGAGGCGTACCACGAGGACAAGGTACCGGACAAGGACGGCAAGCTCGAAGAGCGGATCGTCATGCGGTTCCACCCGCGGCTCGCGCCGGTCAAGTGCGCGATCTTCCCGCTGGTGAACAAGGACGGCATGCCCGAGAAGGCGCTCAAGCTTTACCGCGAGTTGAAGCCCCTCTTCAACGTCTTTTACGACGACAAGGGGGCGGTCGGCCGCCGGTACCGCCGGCAGGACGAGATCGGCACGCCGTTTTGTGTCACGATCGACGGCGAGACGATGCAGAACGACAGCGTCACGATCCGCGAGCGCGACACGATCGGCCCAGACGGCAAGCCGGCCCAGCGGCGGATTAACCTGTCCGAAGTCAAAGACGTGATCTTCAAAGCACTCTCACCGGCGTAA
- a CDS encoding pentapeptide repeat-containing protein produces MAKGKVKTTGAKTKAGKLAGKTVAFAGKFGYGKYNLEALKKAAVAEGGSVVDGETTAPDYLVEGTGVGGKPPGAVAKIQKKHPQVQVIDEPGFYQMIVPTAEEFLEILQSGPQGHEFWSAMQERIQKSGATIDLSGTEFRKLTIEGILYQVRLDDCDFRGATLNDVYFDKIKGARFDGAAMSGGSFANAEDCSLKNVVMKQTRWNPAEFRRCDFTGAALFIQTGSCTRATDCSFVGADLSEADLDNSHFTRADFSDANLTGARLEKCDFTGANLAGADLTRADLREAKLTNADLSGAKLRDSLLTGTDLTGATIDGADFTGANVTGANVTGLDTSKAKNLEPRPARTAGPKLRELATVARGSKRFMTTLELDLGNGESVFLQPSITTYGTQVYPGASFWHQSAQTNRSDSVAAPTFEQGILNLTDLWSRGTPAFDTIKVEAKQCPLRGKELVELATAAWYEACGLAVPSTEELEDLRGRADTDAAQLQKVLTAELGGGPSGVKKWNARTDKERTKLGRLRKHDFSNASLAGANLGSQDFEGSTFDGANLKKAALGGSQLKGASFVKAEMGGVHLAGSKCSEASFEGATLTKCNLRAANFRRCNFQNADLTNADFSFSDLGEADFTGATLTGVEFARTRFDEKTIFPPGFVPPEGLIWKGVGSRPGTPEAAPPPPAAKSGTLDFATFLGYLNNKVEAARMQKAGSMLKAERFQLFAEVADDAITGIVKSQSSHDLVYSCRLASDGGFSCCTQNLRPCGGLRGALCKHLLVLIVGLAKAGRLDAATVDHWIDLSRRQKPVVDEDAASATFLRYKGAEAGEVDWRPTETIPEDFYAM; encoded by the coding sequence ATGGCTAAGGGCAAGGTGAAGACGACCGGAGCCAAAACCAAGGCCGGAAAACTCGCGGGCAAGACGGTCGCGTTCGCGGGCAAGTTCGGGTATGGGAAATACAACCTCGAAGCGTTGAAAAAGGCCGCCGTGGCGGAGGGCGGGTCCGTCGTCGACGGCGAGACGACCGCCCCCGACTACCTCGTCGAGGGCACCGGCGTCGGCGGCAAGCCGCCCGGGGCGGTCGCGAAGATCCAGAAGAAACACCCGCAGGTCCAGGTGATCGACGAGCCCGGGTTCTACCAGATGATCGTCCCGACCGCGGAAGAGTTCCTGGAGATCTTGCAGTCGGGGCCGCAGGGACACGAGTTCTGGAGCGCGATGCAGGAGCGGATCCAGAAGAGTGGGGCCACGATCGACCTCTCGGGCACCGAATTCCGCAAGCTCACAATCGAGGGCATCCTGTATCAGGTGCGTCTCGACGACTGCGATTTTCGCGGCGCGACCCTGAACGATGTTTATTTCGACAAAATCAAAGGGGCGCGGTTCGACGGGGCCGCGATGAGCGGCGGGTCGTTCGCAAACGCCGAGGATTGCAGCCTGAAAAACGTGGTCATGAAACAGACGCGCTGGAACCCGGCCGAGTTTCGGCGCTGCGACTTCACCGGGGCGGCGCTGTTCATCCAAACTGGAAGCTGTACGCGGGCCACCGACTGCTCGTTCGTGGGAGCCGATCTGAGCGAGGCGGACCTCGACAATTCCCATTTCACTCGCGCCGATTTCAGTGACGCGAACCTGACCGGCGCCCGGCTCGAGAAGTGCGATTTCACCGGGGCGAACCTGGCCGGGGCCGACCTCACCCGGGCCGACCTGCGGGAGGCGAAGTTGACGAACGCCGATCTGAGCGGGGCGAAGCTTCGCGACTCACTGTTGACCGGGACCGACCTCACCGGGGCCACGATTGACGGCGCGGACTTCACCGGGGCGAACGTGACGGGCGCGAACGTGACGGGCCTCGACACGTCGAAGGCGAAGAACCTGGAACCGCGGCCCGCACGCACGGCCGGTCCCAAGTTGCGCGAGCTGGCCACGGTCGCCCGGGGTTCCAAGCGCTTCATGACGACACTCGAACTCGACCTCGGTAATGGCGAGTCCGTCTTCCTCCAACCGAGCATCACCACTTACGGTACTCAGGTTTATCCCGGGGCGTCGTTCTGGCATCAATCCGCGCAAACGAATCGGAGCGATTCCGTCGCCGCGCCGACGTTCGAGCAGGGAATCCTCAATCTGACGGATCTGTGGTCGCGCGGGACGCCCGCGTTTGACACGATCAAAGTCGAGGCCAAACAGTGCCCGCTCCGCGGCAAGGAGTTGGTCGAACTCGCCACGGCGGCGTGGTACGAAGCATGTGGGCTCGCCGTCCCGAGTACGGAGGAGTTGGAAGACCTCCGGGGCCGGGCCGACACCGACGCAGCCCAACTTCAAAAAGTCCTGACAGCCGAACTGGGCGGCGGTCCCTCGGGCGTCAAAAAATGGAACGCCCGCACCGATAAAGAGCGGACCAAGCTCGGGCGGCTCAGGAAACACGACTTCTCGAACGCCTCGCTCGCCGGGGCCAACTTGGGCAGCCAGGATTTCGAGGGGAGTACGTTCGACGGTGCAAACCTGAAGAAAGCGGCTCTCGGCGGGTCGCAACTAAAAGGGGCGAGTTTCGTCAAAGCGGAGATGGGCGGTGTCCACCTGGCGGGTAGCAAATGTTCCGAGGCGTCCTTCGAGGGCGCGACCCTGACGAAATGCAACCTGCGGGCGGCCAACTTCCGGCGGTGTAACTTCCAGAACGCCGACCTCACGAACGCGGACTTCTCCTTCTCGGACCTCGGCGAGGCGGACTTTACCGGGGCGACGCTCACCGGCGTCGAGTTCGCACGGACCCGGTTCGACGAGAAAACGATATTTCCGCCCGGTTTCGTGCCGCCAGAGGGGCTAATTTGGAAAGGCGTGGGCTCGCGGCCCGGGACGCCCGAGGCGGCTCCCCCGCCCCCGGCGGCGAAGTCCGGCACCCTCGACTTCGCGACGTTCCTTGGGTACCTGAACAACAAGGTCGAGGCGGCTCGGATGCAGAAAGCCGGGTCGATGCTCAAGGCAGAGCGGTTCCAACTATTCGCCGAGGTTGCGGACGACGCGATTACCGGCATCGTCAAGAGCCAGTCGAGCCATGACCTGGTGTACTCGTGCCGGCTGGCGTCGGATGGCGGGTTCAGCTGCTGCACCCAGAACCTGCGGCCGTGCGGCGGGCTCCGCGGGGCCCTGTGCAAGCACCTCCTCGTCCTCATCGTCGGGTTGGCCAAGGCCGGCCGGTTGGACGCGGCTACCGTCGACCACTGGATCGACCTGAGCCGCCGCCAGAAACCTGTGGTCGACGAAGACGCGGCCAGCGCCACTTTCCTCCGATACAAGGGGGCCGAGGCGGGCGAGGTCGACTGGCGGCCGACCGAGACCATCCCCGAAGACTTCTACGCGATGTGA
- a CDS encoding polyprenyl synthetase family protein codes for MAVEAALREQLARHTAGAPPAVAEAMAYSLFAPGKRLRPLLVMLACEAVGGSIDDALAAGVAVEMVHTYSLVHDDLPAMDDDDLRRGLPTCHVKFGEALAILAGDALLTLAFEVLAASYGPKTAAVSCLELSRGAGVVGMVGGQVLDLEAEGRIAVAPPKDGAATSEDRVAGLENIHRRKTGALFRTALRLGVHAAQGERASGADTCALAHVDRYAAAFGLAFQVTDDLLDVESSADKVGKRVGKDAARGKLTYPGLLGADASRRKAQELGQEAVTAAGALGAGGEPLAELARYVVGRDR; via the coding sequence ATGGCCGTCGAAGCCGCTCTTCGAGAGCAGCTCGCCCGGCACACGGCCGGCGCTCCGCCTGCGGTCGCGGAGGCGATGGCGTACAGCCTGTTCGCCCCGGGCAAGCGGCTCCGACCGCTGCTTGTGATGTTGGCGTGTGAGGCGGTGGGTGGATCGATAGACGACGCCCTGGCGGCGGGCGTCGCGGTCGAAATGGTGCACACGTATTCGCTGGTCCACGACGACCTGCCGGCGATGGACGACGACGACCTCCGCCGCGGGCTGCCGACTTGCCACGTGAAATTCGGCGAAGCACTGGCGATCCTCGCCGGGGACGCTTTGCTGACCCTGGCGTTTGAGGTACTGGCGGCGAGTTATGGACCGAAGACGGCGGCGGTTAGTTGTTTAGAATTATCACGGGGCGCCGGAGTGGTCGGGATGGTCGGCGGCCAGGTGCTGGATTTAGAAGCGGAAGGGCGGATCGCGGTAGCGCCTCCCAAAGACGGGGCGGCCACGAGCGAAGACCGAGTGGCGGGCTTGGAGAACATCCACCGCCGCAAGACCGGCGCCCTCTTCCGGACCGCCCTGCGGCTCGGGGTCCACGCGGCACAAGGCGAGCGGGCGAGTGGGGCAGACACCTGTGCCCTCGCCCACGTTGACCGATACGCGGCCGCCTTTGGGCTGGCGTTCCAGGTGACGGACGACCTCCTCGATGTCGAGAGTTCGGCCGACAAGGTTGGTAAACGGGTCGGAAAGGACGCGGCCCGCGGCAAGCTGACGTACCCGGGGTTGCTCGGAGCGGACGCGAGCCGGCGGAAGGCGCAAGAACTGGGGCAAGAGGCCGTAACGGCGGCCGGGGCGCTCGGGGCCGGTGGGGAACCACTGGCAGAGTTGGCCCGGTACGTCGTGGGTCGTGACCGCTGA